The Streptomyces cyanogenus DNA segment AGAACCCCCGTCCCGTCGGCCGCCTGGACGAACGTGTCGGGCTCACGCCACGCGGTGACGACCCTTCGCACCCCGGCCCGCAGGATCAGCTCCGCACAGGGCGCCGGCCGGGACGCACGCCGAGCGCAGGGCTCCAGGCTGCTGTACACCGTCGCACCGGCCAGCCGTGAGTCATTCGGAGCGATCTTCGCGAGCGCCGCCTCCTCCGCGTGCACCACCGGATCGGCCCCCTCGCGCGAGTACCCGCGCGCCAGCTCCGTGCCGTCCCCGGCCACCACCACCGCACCGACGCTGAACGCCGTCTCCGACGGCGGGCACTGCGCGGCCAGCTCGCAGGCGGTGCGCAGCCAGTGGCGGTCCGCGGCGGTGGGCAGCGGGCCGGTGCCGGGGGCCGTGGGCGCGTACCGCATGAGGACGACGTCCTCGATCCGGCTCGTGTCGAGCAGGCGCAGGCGTCCGGCCTGGTAGGCGCCCGGTCCGAACAGGCGCGGGGCCGCGGGGTCGCCGACAAACAGCGGGGCGAGGACCAGCTGGAGCTCGTCGGCGAGGCCCTGCTGGACGAGCTGGGTGTGGATCGTGCCACCGCCCTCGACCATCAGGCGTGTGACCCCGCGCACGTCGTGCAGGTGCTCCAGCAGGGCCCGCCAGTCCAGGGCGGGGCCGAGCGGGACGACGTCGGCGGTGCCCCCGAGGAGGCGGGCGGCCCGCTCGGCGCCCCGGTCGGTGCTGTAGACGAGCTTCTCGCCACCGGTGTGCCAGAAGTTGGCGGCCGGGTCGAGGTCACCGGTGGCGGTGACGGTGATCTTCAACGGGTACTCCGGCTTGCCCGCGGCCGTGCGGGCCGCGCGCCGTTCGGCCGAGTTGACCAGCAGGCGCGGGTTGTCGGCACGGATCGTGCCGGCGCCGACGAGGATGGCGTCGACGGAGGCCCGTACCGCGTCGACCCGGTCGAAGTCGGCCGGGCTGGACAGCAGGAGCCGCTCGGGACCGGTGTCGTCCAGGTAGCCGTCGAGGGAGACGGCGGCGGACAGCAGCACGTACGGCAGGGGCATCGGCGCGCTCTCTCTTCCGGAGGCGGGGGTCGGCAGGACTCGTTGGCCGGCGTACGGCTTGGTTCAAGTTTGAAACAAACCTACACTGGCGGCATGACGACCCGCTGGCTCACCCCGGAGGAGCAGCGCGCCTGGCGCGCCTACATCGCCGCCTCCCGCCTCCTGGAGGACGCGATCGACCGGCAGCTCCAGCAGGAGGGCGGCATGCCCCACCTGTTCTACACGGTGCTGGCCAACCTCTCCGAGGCACCCGACCGGCGGCTGCGCATGACCGACCTGGCCGAGACACTGAAGATCACCCGCAGCCGGCTGACGTACGTGGTGGGCCGGCTGGAGCGGGACGGTCTGGTGCGCCGGGAGGACTGCCGCTGGGACAGGCGCAGCTCGCTCGCGGCGCTGACGGACGAGGGGATGGCCGTACTGGAGCGTACGGCGCCCGGGCACGTCGGGACGGTGCGGGCCGCGCTGTTCGACCGGCTCACGCCGGAGCAGGTGGGGCAGTTGGAGGAGATCTGTACGGGGATCGCGCGCGGGCTGCAGGGCGAGGACGCCGAACCCGGCGCCGGGGACGTCCCGTGGCGGCGCCGGTCCTCCTGCTCGCCGTAGCCGCCCGGGTCCCGCCGGGGCAGGGCCCGCAATTGCTTTAACTTTTAAGCAGCGGTAGGGTCCCCGTCGACAGCGCTGCTTCAAATCTGAAGCAACCCCTCGGAGGGACCCCACATGCCCGACATCCCCGACGCCACCCCGCGCGCCCGCGTCCGGGTACCGCTGCGCTTCGCCGACGGCTACAGCGCCGACGCGGAACTCGTCACCTTCCACGGCCTCACCGACGGCCGGGAGCACCTCGCCCTCGTCCTCGGCGACCCCGGCCCGGTCCCGCTGGTGCGGCTGCACTCCGAGTGCCTCACCGGTGACGTCTTCGGCTCGGCCCGCTGCGACTGCGGCCCGCAGCTGCGCGAGGCGGTCGAGCGCATCGCCGGCCGCGGCGGGGTCCTGCTCTACCTCCGGCAGGAGGGCCGGGGCATCGGCCTCTACAACAAGCTCGACGCGTACGCCCTCCAGGACCAGGGGCTCGACACCTACGAGGCGAACGCCGCCCTCGGCCTCCCTGAGGACGCCCGCGACTACACGGCCGCCGCGCAGATGCTCGGCGCCCTCGGCGTCACCGAGCTGGACCTGCTGTCCAACAACCCCGACAAGGCCGGGCAGCTGCGCGCGCTCGGACTCGCGGTACGGGACCGGGTGCCCACCGGCGTCTTCCCCACGGCCCACAACGTCCGCTACCTCCGCGCGAAGGTCCTCCAGACCCAGCACACGTTGCCCCTGGCCGAACTGACGGCGGGCTAGCACCGGGCGCACGGGCCGGCGGCCGGATCCTGCGAGCCGAGGGCGGGCCGAGGGCGACCGTCGGACCGGGGACCCGGCGACGAACCAGGGTCTCGACGCCCGGCGGTGAGCCGGGAGTCAGCCCTGATGGTTGAGCCGGAAGCCAACCCTGGCGGTGGGCCGGGAGTCAGCCCTGATGGTTGAGCCGGAAGTCAGCCCTGGCGGTGGGCCGGGAGGCAACCCTGACAGTCGAGCCGGAAGCCAACCCTGACGGTGGGCCGGAAGTCAGCCCTGACGGTGGGCGGAAGCCAACCCTGACGGTCGAGCCGGAAGTCAGCCCTGACGGTGGGCGGAAGCCAACCCCGACGGTCGAGCCGGAAGTCAGCCCTGACGGTGGGCGGAAGCCAACCCCGACGGTCGAGCCGGAAGCCAACCCTGACGGTGGGCCGGAAGTCAGCCCTGGCGGTGGGCCGGGAGGCGGAGGGCCGGGAGGATGGCGGAGGCCAGGAGGGTCGCCGTGACGGCGTAGGCGAGGCGGAAACCGGACGGGGTCTGGCCCGCCGTGGCCAGCAGCACCGACAGCAGGGCCGTGCCGGCCGACGCGGCCAGCTGGGCGTTGATGCTCAGCGCGGTGCTCGCGCCGGCCAGCCGGTCCGGGGGCAGGCCCCGGGTCGCGGTGGTCATCGCCGGCATCAGGGTCATCCCCGACCCCACCCCCATCACCATGCCCGCGGCGACGATCCGCCAGGGCGCGACCCCCGCCGTACCGGTCTGCCACGCCAGCAGGGCCATGCCGAGCGCGGCCACCGCGCAGCCGGCCGCGACCAGCCGGCGCGGTACCGCCTGGTCGATCCGCCGGGCGGCGATCTGCATCGTCGTACCGACCACCAGCCCGACCGGCGCTCCGAGCAGCCCGGCCGCCGTCGCGGTCACGCCCCGCTCCTGCTGCCAGTACAGCGGACCGAGCAGCATCGAGCCGAAGTAGCCGCAGGTGAACAGGGCGAGCGTGCCGATGCCGGCGCCGAAGGTACGGTCCCGCAGCAGCCGCAGATCCAGCAGCGGCGCGTGGACGGTGAGCGCCCGCCGTACGAAGGCCGCCGTGAGCACGGCACCGGCGAGCGTCGGCACCAGCGCGCCGGGGATCGTGACGTCACCGCGTCCGCCGCCGCGGGCGAGGCCGTACAGGAGCAGGGCCAGGCCGGGCGAGAGCATCAGCAGGCCGGGCACGTCCAGCCGGGGCAGCTCCCGGCCGCGCGAGTCGGGCGCGTCCTTCGGCAGCAGACGGGCCGCGAGCAGCAGGGCCAGGGCGCCGACCGGCAGGTTGATCAGGAAGATCCAGTGCCAGGACGCGGAGTCCACCAGCCAGCCGCCGAGCACCGGTCCGGCCACCGGGCCGACCAGGACCGGCAGCCCGAGCAGGCCCATCGCCCGGCCGAGCCTGGCCCGGTCCGCGACCCGCATGCCCATCGCCATGCCGACCGGCTGCAACAGCCCGCCGCCCAGCCCCTGTACCGCGCGGAACGCGATCAGACTGCCCGCGTCCCAGGCGCAGGCGGCGAGCAGCGAGCCCAGCGTGAACAGCACCAGCGCCGTCACGTACGTCCGCTTCGCGCCGATCCGGGCCATCGCCCAGCCCGCCGTCGGAATGACCGCGGCCAGCGCCAGCGTGTACGCCGTCGCCGTCCACTGGATGGTCTGCAACGGCGCCTGGAACGACTCCGAGAGCCGGCGCAGCGCGACGTTCACGATCGTCATGTCGAGCACGGCCATGACGGTGCCGAGGACCACGACGGTGACGACCCGGTAGAGGGCGGTGGGTGAGGTGGGGGCCGGGGCGGCGGGCGAGGCGGAGACCACGCCCGGTGCGGAGTCGGAGGCGGTCATCGGCGGCCGTCCCCTCAGGCCGCGTAGGGACGCTCGGCGCGGGCGGTGCGCAGGGCTCGGGCCCACCAGACGAGCTGGCCGAGCATGCCCTTGGCGGCGCCGGTGCACACGTCGGCGTCGCGCGGGACGCCCTCCTCGCCGAGGCCGGACCAGGGGCCGTGCAGACTGACCGAGTCGCGCACGGTCACGGCGTGCAGCTCGGCGAAGACCAGCCGGAGCTGCTCGACCGCGCGCAGCCCGCCGCCGAGACCGCCGTACGACACGAAGCCGACCGGCTTGGCCTGCCACTCGCGCAGGTGCCAGTCGACGAGGTTCTTCAGCACCGCAGGGAAACTGTGGTTGTACTCGGGCGTGACCACCACGAACGCGTCGGCGGCCGCGAGCCGCGGCGAGATCTCCTTCAGCGCGGCGACGGCCTCGGGGCTCGGCGTGCCGCCCCAGCCCGGCATCACCAGCGGAAGGTCCACTTCGGCGAGGTCGACGACGTCGAACTGGAGGCCGGGGTCGAGGGCGGCGGCGGTGGTCAGGAACCAGTCGGTGACGGCCCGCCCCAGGCGTCCCTCGCGCACGCTGCCGACGATGACGGCGACGCGGAGCGGACGGTCCTCGGCGGCACGGGCACCGGAAGCGGAATCGGTAACGGACACAGCTGTCCCCCTGTGAGTGAAGTCGATGCCGGGCGACCGCTCACGACGACCGCCCCGACAGCAAAGTACAACGCTCGTTGTAGAAATTACAACGCTCGTTGTAGGTCAGTTAGAGTGGGCTGGTCACGAAGGAGGCGGGCGTGGGCCAGACGAACGAGTCCCGGCTGGAGCAGGCGCAGCGCGAGGTGTCACCGCGCAAGCTGCAGAAGCAGATGGCCATCGCGAGCGCGGCCTGCACGGTCTTCGGCCGCGAGGGGTACACCCGCGCCTCGGTCGACGCGCTCGCCGCCGCCGCCGGCGTCTCCACCCGCACGCTCTACAACCACTTCCCCGGCGGCAAGGCGCAGCTCTTCCAGACGGTCGTGACCTGGACGTCGAGCGAGGTCCGGGACGCCCAA contains these protein-coding regions:
- a CDS encoding dihydrofolate reductase family protein, with product MPLPYVLLSAAVSLDGYLDDTGPERLLLSSPADFDRVDAVRASVDAILVGAGTIRADNPRLLVNSAERRAARTAAGKPEYPLKITVTATGDLDPAANFWHTGGEKLVYSTDRGAERAARLLGGTADVVPLGPALDWRALLEHLHDVRGVTRLMVEGGGTIHTQLVQQGLADELQLVLAPLFVGDPAAPRLFGPGAYQAGRLRLLDTSRIEDVVLMRYAPTAPGTGPLPTAADRHWLRTACELAAQCPPSETAFSVGAVVVAGDGTELARGYSREGADPVVHAEEAALAKIAPNDSRLAGATVYSSLEPCARRASRPAPCAELILRAGVRRVVTAWREPDTFVQAADGTGVLVAGGARVVVLPELEDLAKAPNVHLL
- a CDS encoding MarR family winged helix-turn-helix transcriptional regulator translates to MTTRWLTPEEQRAWRAYIAASRLLEDAIDRQLQQEGGMPHLFYTVLANLSEAPDRRLRMTDLAETLKITRSRLTYVVGRLERDGLVRREDCRWDRRSSLAALTDEGMAVLERTAPGHVGTVRAALFDRLTPEQVGQLEEICTGIARGLQGEDAEPGAGDVPWRRRSSCSP
- a CDS encoding GTP cyclohydrolase II → MPDIPDATPRARVRVPLRFADGYSADAELVTFHGLTDGREHLALVLGDPGPVPLVRLHSECLTGDVFGSARCDCGPQLREAVERIAGRGGVLLYLRQEGRGIGLYNKLDAYALQDQGLDTYEANAALGLPEDARDYTAAAQMLGALGVTELDLLSNNPDKAGQLRALGLAVRDRVPTGVFPTAHNVRYLRAKVLQTQHTLPLAELTAG
- a CDS encoding DHA2 family efflux MFS transporter permease subunit, with the protein product MTASDSAPGVVSASPAAPAPTSPTALYRVVTVVVLGTVMAVLDMTIVNVALRRLSESFQAPLQTIQWTATAYTLALAAVIPTAGWAMARIGAKRTYVTALVLFTLGSLLAACAWDAGSLIAFRAVQGLGGGLLQPVGMAMGMRVADRARLGRAMGLLGLPVLVGPVAGPVLGGWLVDSASWHWIFLINLPVGALALLLAARLLPKDAPDSRGRELPRLDVPGLLMLSPGLALLLYGLARGGGRGDVTIPGALVPTLAGAVLTAAFVRRALTVHAPLLDLRLLRDRTFGAGIGTLALFTCGYFGSMLLGPLYWQQERGVTATAAGLLGAPVGLVVGTTMQIAARRIDQAVPRRLVAAGCAVAALGMALLAWQTGTAGVAPWRIVAAGMVMGVGSGMTLMPAMTTATRGLPPDRLAGASTALSINAQLAASAGTALLSVLLATAGQTPSGFRLAYAVTATLLASAILPALRLPAHRQG
- a CDS encoding NADPH-dependent FMN reductase; this encodes MSVTDSASGARAAEDRPLRVAVIVGSVREGRLGRAVTDWFLTTAAALDPGLQFDVVDLAEVDLPLVMPGWGGTPSPEAVAALKEISPRLAAADAFVVVTPEYNHSFPAVLKNLVDWHLREWQAKPVGFVSYGGLGGGLRAVEQLRLVFAELHAVTVRDSVSLHGPWSGLGEEGVPRDADVCTGAAKGMLGQLVWWARALRTARAERPYAA